Proteins encoded by one window of Chiloscyllium plagiosum isolate BGI_BamShark_2017 unplaced genomic scaffold, ASM401019v2 scaf_15549, whole genome shotgun sequence:
- the LOC122547068 gene encoding endoplasmic reticulum protein SC65-like has product INNLEKSIAAAHTFLQKNPKDAAMQKKMAYYKTIPDIETYLVDVEAREHETLFLKAVKAYNVGNFRSCITDMEHALPEYYKVYQECVSGCEESCDVTAFKDFYPAVADHYVETLKCKVQCDQNLTPNVGGFFVEKFVATMYHYLQFAYYKLNDIKNAVPCVATYMLFDPQDEIMKQNLIYYRFYRDQWSLQEEDFQPRSDAHLYYNQTQQQIHLLEFADTFLQSDDEMEVSDETFSQSEVNTTDEEFEGEGDYEEDILADWWQQPKQKGDLDDVSN; this is encoded by the exons ATTAATAACCTGGAGAAATCCATTGCTGCTGCTCACACATTCCTTCAAAAGAATCCTAAAGATGCTGCAATGCAGAAGAAAATGGCTTATTATAAAACCATCCCAGACATCGAGACTTACCTTGTTGATGTGGAAGCACGGGAACATGAG ACGTTGTTTCTGAAGGCTGTGAAGGCTTATAACGTTGGGAATTTCCGCAGCTGTATAACTGACATGGAGCatgcactccctgagtactacAAAGTGTATCAGGAATGTGTCAGTGGCTGTGAAGAATCATGTGATGTAACTGCTTTCAAGGACTTTTACCCAGCTGTGGCAG ATCATTATGTAGAAACACTGAAATGCAAAGTGCAATGTGACCAGAATTTAACTCCCAATGTTGGTGGATTCTTTGTGGAGAAGTTTGTTGCGACCATGTATCATTACCTACAGTTTGCGTATTACAAAT TGAATGATATTAAGAATGCAGTGCCTTGTGTCGCTACCTACATGCTCTTTGACCCACAAGATGAAATCATGAAGCAGAACCTGATATATTATCGTTTTTATCGGGACCAGTGGAGTTTACAGGAAGAGGATTTCCAGCCTCGCAGT GATGCTCATCTCTATTATAACCAGACTCAGCAACAGATTCACTTACTGGAATTTGCAGATACCTTCTTGCAGTCGGATGATGAG ATGGAAGTGTCTGATGAAACATTTTCCCAGAGTGAGGTAAATACAACTGATGAAGAgtttgagggagaaggtgattaTGAGGAAGACATCCTTGCTGATTGGTGGCAGCAGCCAAAACAGAAAGGAGATTTGGACGATGTATCTAATTAA